The proteins below come from a single Crossiella sp. CA-258035 genomic window:
- a CDS encoding alpha/beta hydrolase, protein MDVRIQVGIDLHVAGELRTPAGPADTVHVAVPGGYYGRGYWQVRANGPSYVDTMVGAGHAVLTVDRLGTGDSSRPPSADLLGTAHADSMHHVVQALRAGEVDGVPYRRVVFVSHSFSIALALSPALRHPGDVDGIILTGGTNQPNEKVYAGIEAHFHPANQDPRFAGRGLDDGYMTSIPGARAGLFLHPATVDEQLVALDEQLTEPDVIPGYDTFPGVAEYPGITVPVLLVVGDRDVLFTGEGASDCTSAATLLAGERPLYGDGVALEAFVVPETGHSLNLHRTASQWYDVARDWALRL, encoded by the coding sequence GTGGACGTCAGGATCCAGGTGGGTATCGACCTGCACGTCGCGGGCGAGCTGCGCACCCCGGCCGGGCCGGCCGACACCGTGCACGTGGCGGTGCCCGGCGGCTACTACGGCCGTGGCTACTGGCAGGTGCGCGCCAACGGTCCGTCCTATGTGGACACCATGGTGGGCGCGGGGCACGCGGTGCTGACCGTGGACCGGCTCGGGACCGGGGACAGCAGCAGGCCGCCGAGCGCCGATCTGCTGGGCACGGCGCACGCCGACTCGATGCACCACGTGGTCCAGGCGTTGCGGGCGGGCGAGGTGGACGGGGTTCCCTACCGCCGGGTGGTCTTCGTGAGCCACTCGTTCAGCATCGCGCTGGCCCTCAGCCCCGCCCTGCGCCATCCGGGTGACGTGGACGGCATCATCCTCACCGGCGGCACCAACCAGCCCAACGAGAAGGTCTACGCCGGGATCGAAGCGCACTTCCACCCGGCGAACCAGGACCCTCGTTTCGCCGGACGGGGGCTGGACGACGGGTACATGACCAGCATCCCTGGCGCCAGGGCCGGTCTGTTCCTGCACCCGGCGACCGTGGACGAGCAGCTGGTCGCGCTGGACGAGCAGCTGACCGAGCCGGATGTCATCCCCGGCTACGACACCTTCCCCGGGGTGGCGGAGTACCCGGGGATCACCGTGCCGGTGCTGCTGGTGGTGGGCGACCGGGACGTGCTGTTCACCGGGGAGGGGGCCAGCGACTGCACCAGCGCGGCGACGCTGCTGGCGGGGGAGCGGCCGCTGTACGGGGACGGGGTGGCGCTGGAGGCGTTCGTGGTGCCGGAGACCGGGCACTCGCTGAACCTGCACCGGACCGCCTCTCAGTGGTACGACGTCGCGAGGGACTGGGCGCTGCGGCTGTGA
- the tatA gene encoding Sec-independent protein translocase subunit TatA has product MPIGVPELLIIAVVVVLLFGAKKMPDMARAVGRSMRIFKAETKTMREEDGQAEQAAAPAPQPPVQQQPAAQQPYTAAPQPLPPTQPVVQQPAPQVAPPLEQTQGRADNR; this is encoded by the coding sequence GTGCCTATCGGAGTACCTGAGCTGCTGATCATCGCTGTGGTGGTCGTGCTGCTGTTCGGCGCCAAGAAGATGCCTGACATGGCTCGTGCGGTCGGCCGCTCCATGCGCATCTTCAAGGCCGAGACCAAGACCATGCGCGAGGAGGACGGGCAGGCCGAGCAGGCTGCCGCGCCCGCCCCGCAGCCGCCGGTCCAGCAGCAGCCCGCCGCGCAGCAGCCCTACACCGCCGCGCCGCAGCCGCTGCCGCCGACCCAGCCGGTCGTCCAGCAGCCCGCGCCGCAGGTCGCGCCGCCGCTGGAGCAGACCCAGGGTCGCGCTGACAACCGCTGA
- the tatC gene encoding twin-arginine translocase subunit TatC gives MTLIEHLYELRHRLGVSVLALVAGAVIAFLWWVYTVGPIPTLGSIVLDPYCAIPDKVSLNAGKCQLLQTQPFEAFMVRLKVSLAVGAVLAAPIWLYQLWAFITPGLYHKEKKYAGAFVSCASVLFMLGAVLAFFIIPKALIALVGFGGEEFATALAGSNYINFVLALLIIFGVSFELPLLVVMLNFAGVLTYDKLRRSRRGAIFGLFVFAAIATPGTDPFSMLALALALSLLHEFSIQIARFRDKRAARKRAAEGWDTWNDDEASPIADGTAPVEQIEPVRATPSPVVDKPRVRYDDDAT, from the coding sequence ATGACGCTCATCGAGCACCTTTACGAGCTGCGGCACCGGTTGGGCGTCTCGGTGCTGGCCCTGGTGGCCGGGGCCGTGATCGCGTTCCTGTGGTGGGTGTACACGGTCGGCCCGATCCCGACGCTGGGCTCGATCGTGCTGGACCCCTACTGCGCCATCCCGGACAAGGTCTCGCTGAACGCGGGCAAGTGCCAGCTGTTGCAGACCCAGCCGTTCGAGGCGTTCATGGTCCGCCTCAAGGTCTCGCTGGCCGTGGGCGCGGTGCTGGCCGCCCCGATCTGGCTCTACCAGCTGTGGGCGTTCATCACGCCGGGGCTGTACCACAAGGAGAAGAAGTACGCCGGCGCCTTCGTCAGCTGCGCCTCGGTGCTGTTCATGCTCGGCGCGGTGCTGGCCTTCTTCATCATCCCGAAGGCGTTGATCGCGCTGGTCGGCTTCGGTGGCGAGGAGTTCGCCACCGCGCTGGCCGGTAGCAACTACATCAACTTCGTGCTCGCCCTGTTGATCATCTTCGGGGTCAGCTTCGAGCTGCCGCTGCTGGTCGTGATGCTCAACTTCGCCGGCGTGCTCACCTACGACAAGCTCCGGCGCAGCCGCCGCGGCGCGATCTTCGGCCTGTTCGTCTTCGCCGCGATCGCCACCCCTGGCACCGACCCGTTCTCCATGCTCGCCCTGGCCCTCGCGCTGTCCCTGCTGCACGAGTTCTCCATCCAGATCGCCCGGTTCCGGGACAAGCGGGCCGCGCGCAAGCGGGCCGCCGAGGGCTGGGACACCTGGAACGACGACGAGGCCTCGCCGATCGCGGACGGCACCGCGCCGGTGGAGCAGATCGAGCCGGTGCGGGCCACCCCGTCGCCGGTGGTCGACAAGCCCAGGGTCCGCTACGACGACGACGCCACGTGA
- a CDS encoding bacteriophage holin, whose amino-acid sequence MQYLSLMLPVLAGLVVLVIVLVRVFGAVKRTGRAQARFQGTVRDRTGLLRARSAALRVAIMERRASTKDDMPAPRTIG is encoded by the coding sequence GTGCAGTACCTGTCCCTCATGTTGCCGGTCCTCGCCGGACTGGTCGTCCTGGTGATCGTTCTGGTCCGGGTGTTCGGTGCGGTCAAGCGCACCGGGCGGGCCCAGGCCAGGTTCCAGGGCACGGTCAGGGACCGCACCGGACTGCTGCGTGCCCGCTCCGCCGCGTTGCGCGTGGCGATCATGGAGCGACGCGCTTCGACCAAGGACGACATGCCTGCCCCGCGTACCATCGGGTAG